A genomic segment from Diadema setosum chromosome 11, eeDiaSeto1, whole genome shotgun sequence encodes:
- the LOC140234955 gene encoding lengsin-like, whose translation MRAIDNPQNLRMDSKRTCEEVLQEIKEQDILAVRFEQTDMNGIARSKTIPSCHFREKATGGLNFYLGHVALGVQAELIEGAGYNEETGYADAVMFPDYDTFQVLPWVKRTGRILTEPTYKGKFVGAHPRVVARKQLEQLKTLGLSLFSAHEHEFYLLDKETLQPFNNDVNAHSTIRGAPVSDFLNSLIEYLPKVGVNVECVENEYGPGQVEISYKPAFGIRAADNAHTYKTSIKEIALLNGYVATFMSKPYLDKDGSSCHFCHSLWDLEGKTPLLYDSSDPQGLSQIAKWWIAGLLAHSPAIHILMEPTVNCLKRTQPFKFCPVNATWGMDNRSCAIRVKVNGGKGTYIENRMGASGCNPYLVLAATVAAGMDGITNRLPLPPECTGNAYMEEDLPPKTPALPNNTEDALQALLSDEVIREALGEDFIKCFSAIRINEAKVEKEALEKGEEDWDFNYFYEYL comes from the exons ATGAGAG CCATAGATAATCCACAGAACCTAAGGATGGACTCCAAAAGGACCTGTGAGGAAGTCCTTCAGGAGATAAAAGAGCAGGATATTCTGGCGGTGCGGTTTGAGCAGACCGACATGAACGGAATCGCCAGGTCGAAGACCATACCTAGCTGCCACTTCAGGGAGAAGGCGACAGGTGGACTTAACTTCTATCTGGGCCATGTCGCTCTTGGCGTGCAGGCAGAGCTGATAGAGGGCGCTGGGTACAACGAGGAGACAGGTTATGCAGATGCGGTAATGTTTCCCGATTACGACACTTTCCAGGTCTTGCCATGGGTAAAGAGGACCGGACGCATTCTTACCGAGCCAACGTACAAAGGCAAGTTCGTTGGGGCTCACCCTCGAGTGGTGGCGCGAAAACAGTTGGAACAATTAAAGACGCTTGGGCTGTCTCTTTTTTCTGCCCACGAGCACGAGTTTTATCTGCTGGATAAGGAAACTCTACAACCGTTCAATAATGACGTCAATGCACACAGCACTATCCGAGGCGCTCCCGTCAGCGACTTCCTCAACAGTCTGATTGAATATCTTCCTAAGGTTGGCGTCAACGTCGAATGTGTGGAGAACGAGTACGGCCCTGGCCAAGTGGAGATATCATACAAACCAGCCTTTGGTATTCGTGCCGCGGACAACGCCCACACATACAAAACATCCATCAAGGAGATTGCTCTGCTCAATGGCTACGTTGCCACCTTCATGAGCAAGCCCTACCTCGATAAAGATGGCAGTTCATGTCATTTTTGCCACTCTCTCTGGGATCTTGAAGGGAAGACCCCTCTCCTGTACGATTCCAGTGATCCTCAGGGACTGTCGCAAATTGCAAAGTGGTGGATTGCTGGCCTTCTTGCCCACTCGCCTGCCATTCACATACTCATGGAGCCAACCGTTAACTGTCTCAAGCGTACTCAACCCTTCAAATTCTGCCCGGTCAACGCTACGTGGGGAATGGACAATCGCTCTTGCGCTATAAGGGTGAAAGTGAACGGCGGGAAAGGAACCTACATCGAGAATCGCATGGGTGCCTCGGGCTGCAATCCCTACCTGGTACTGGCAGCAACGGTTGCGGCTGGAATGGACGGCATCACCAACAGGCTGCCACTCCCACCCGAATGCACCGGCAACGCCTATATGGAGGAAGACTTGCCTCCCAAAACTCCGGCACTCCCCAACAACACGGAAGACGCCCTTCAGGCGTTACTTAGCGACGAGGTGATCAGGGAGGCTCTGGGAGAAGACTTCATCAAGTGTTTCTCCGCTATCAGGATCAATGAAGCTAAAGTAGAGAAAGAAGCTCTGGAGAAGGGTGAAGAGGATTGGGATTTCAATTACTTCTATGAATACCTGTAA